One Heterodontus francisci isolate sHetFra1 unplaced genomic scaffold, sHetFra1.hap1 HAP1_SCAFFOLD_1888, whole genome shotgun sequence genomic window, gagagacgcagagaggagagacgcagagagagagagacgcagagagagagagacgcgagagagagagacgcagagagagagagacgcaggagaggagacggagacgcagagagagagagacgcagagagagagagacgcagagatgagagagacgcagagagagagagacgcagaagagagagagacgcagagagagagagacgcagagagagagagacgcagagagagagagacgcagagagagagagacgcaagagagagagagacgcaagagagagagagaccgcagagagagagagacgcagagagagagagacgcagagagagagagacgcagagagagagagacgcagagagagagagacgcagagagag contains:
- the LOC137367028 gene encoding octapeptide-repeat protein T2-like, with the protein product ETRERDAERRDAERERRRERETREREERERRRERETQRERDAERERR